A genomic window from Leishmania major strain Friedlin complete genome, chromosome 16 includes:
- a CDS encoding putative metallopeptidase produces the protein MSTSVASPAQRSSGQSQWSLSTPVSSGPQHKLCSSVPIVSDAYWTPDFAHMETARQQKPWRFDSLFFESVSVSLAATVKMFLHGTRGCPDMSQGRFNWFEVMGLLIGHFSHRELILTDSFSLPVAASEVECSMTEASQIYMANYLEYHRRLGKAEPGCLGWYHTHPGYSCFLSGIDVTTQQGSQQIQDPWVALVIDPVKTLQTGQFSMKAFRTYPGGDFQGQRSRSASHSAVDGAHPAASPANATAFTMPDEYGIPPSNRVKEFGMHAHRYYELPVRIVQSARDAPLWELLQRHFWPLSLSLTFPFAPSTRICHCCSAELAKVVSALGARAQDSCTRERSPLACDGFSRGCVGSMPLLYQSSKVVGSAQACSGGDGSADADDVAEMEQRLLAITGEVLRVRAESFSLIGASHPVHAELLAAMRAVAAAAEPATTDKRHSCTSLEIARNARKEASFSSLFTSRCDDPMEEEEEEEEEEG, from the coding sequence ATGTCGACAAGCGTGGCTAGCCCGGCGCAGCGGTCGTCTGGTCAGAGCCAGTGGAGCCTGAGCACGCCTGTCTCCAGCGGACCACAGCACAAACTGTGCAGCAGCGTTCCTATCGTGTCGGATGCGTATTGGACACCCGACTTTGCTCACATGGAAACTGCGCGACAACAGAAGCCATGGCGCTTCGACTCGCTCTTCTTCGAGTCTGTCTCGGTGTCGCTGGCGGCCACAGTGAAGATGTTTCTTCACGGCACGCGTGGCTGCCCTGACATGTCGCAGGGCCGCTTCAACTGGTTCGAGGTGATGGGGCTTTTGATCGGGCATTTCAGCCACCGCGAGCTCATCTTGACCGACAGCTTCAGCTTGCCTGTCGCTGCGTCGGAGGTGGAGTGCAGCATGACGGAAGCCTCGCAGATTTACATGGCCAACTACCTTGAataccaccgccgcctcggcaagGCAGAACCAGGGTGTCTTGGGTGGTACCACACCCACCCCGGCTACTCCTGCTTTCTCTCCGGCATCGATGTGACGACGCAGCAGGGCAGTCAGCAGATACAGGATCCctgggtggcgctggtgatCGATCCAGTCAAAACGCTACAGACTGGCCAGTTCTCCATGAAGGCGTTCCGCACGTATCCTGGGGGAGACTTTCAGGGCCAGCGTTCTCGGAGTGCGTCTCACAGCGCTGTTGACGGGGCTCaccctgcagcgtctcccgccaacgccaccgcctttACTATGCCTGACGAGTACGGAATACCTCCTTCCAACCGCGTGAAGGAGTTTggcatgcacgcgcaccgaTACTACGAGCTGCCCGTACGAATAGTGCAGAGCGCGCGCGATGCACCACTgtgggagctgctgcagcgacactTCTggcccctctcgctctccctcaccTTTCCGTTTGCGCCGTCGACAAGGatctgccactgctgctctgccgAGCTCGCCAAGGTGGTGTCTGCCCTGGGGGCACGGGCACAGGACTCGTGCACACGTGAGCGGTCTCCTCTGGCATGTGACGGTTTTTCTCGAGGCTGCGTGGGCAGCATGCCACTGCTTTATCAGTCAAGCAAAGTCGTTGGAAGTGCCCaggcgtgcagcggcggcgatggcagtGCAGACGCCGACGATGTGGCAGAAATGGAGCAACGACTTCTCGCCATTACAGGCGAGGTACTTCGAGTCAGAGCGGAGTCCTTCTCGTTGATCGGCGCTTCGCACCCTGTGCACGCAGAGCTGCTTGCTGCGATGCGTGCCgttgccgcggctgcagaaCCTGCAACAACAGACAAGAGACATAGCTGCACATCACTAGAGATTGCTCGCAATGCACGAAAAGAGGCGTCTTTCTCGTCTTTGTTCACGTCCAGGTGCGATGACCcaatggaggaggaggaggaggaggaggaggaggaggggtga
- a CDS encoding putative protein kinase: MSSSTGGYGEFYQRSDERNELASSREKSENAAYGWPSEMLNACTDVSAPQSPYQLNAHALPPFAPSPLSRPASQSAATQQRSEGTPLQAEILPKHGSSLRAHTTTFPSTLSPVAPSLGSGELSSSPFPHLHSDTYERPLPPEALGAWQLVDYIFTPHCPGRPHSSLSPPFIVPRPSPREIGWPMPLLAEPVNPSSGRRLVFFGKGQQPQFVLGEKKNRFIAVVFKPILSAAAAAVVSAAPELGDTSTTTGYASYGTVLGYSDDNTKIVWHDRSERFASYVSLSSIQSIHRASAMQCRHCGFVLLKQELREHMNTHKKGSGVEYGVFTDDESLGMLCGDSGLMQNLASPRRLGEGAQGVVDLMEVVQPTTEEVAQAGPSSAAYRFVSEHLSHESRLQKVVLKSMHFSSEAKALVEYQKSVRFMTVMQHPHLVEYLAVQLKPDRRTVGICMPYYQEGDVGAVIRSFRGDRFDESFVCSIALQLSLALAFLHERNPPIVHGDLKVENAMFYNNKQQIVLTDLDASREVLGGYQEAVQSSLGTTAYMAPETLKVERLMPSSDMWSLGVFLYVLTVLPDFPMLLNPNTQNLDLLNADCWATEEDLRAMESYSSALNDGRSNAPSVNAGSGNCGITLGECVRANITRKGYSRDLAQLVVDLLSYNPLKRPTAEAVGCRLTEIMTDHLLEF, from the coding sequence ATGTCGTCTTCTACGGGTGGCTACGGTGAGTTCTACCAGCGGTCCGACGAGCGCAACGAGTTGGCGTCGTCTAGGGAGAAGAGCGAAAATGCCGCGTACGGTTGGCCGTCAGAGATGCTGAACGCGTGCACAGACGTTTCAGCGCCACAGAGTCCATACCAGCTTaacgcgcacgcgcttccTCCGttcgcgccgtcgccgctgagCCGACCCGCCTCACAATCCgccgcgacgcagcagcgtaGTGAGGGCACCCCTCTGCAGGCAGAGATTCTCCCAAAGCACGGCTCATCGTTAAGGGCTCACACCACCACCTTTCCCTCGACCTTGTCCCCCGTCGCGCCGAGTCTCGGTTCAGGTGAGctctcgtcgtcgcccttTCCACACCTCCACTCCGATACTTACGagaggccgctgccgcccgagGCCCTCGGCGCTTGGCAGCTTGTCGACTATATCTTCACTCCCCACTGCCCTGGGCGTCCCCACAGCTCCCTGTCGCCGCCGTTCATTGTGCCCCGACCCTCCCCGCGTGAGATCGGCTggccgatgccgctgcttgcTGAGCCGGTGAACCCAAGCTCGGGGCGGCGGCTTGTCTTCTTTGGCAAGGGCCAGCAACCCCAGTTTGTATTGGGGGAGAAAAAGAACCGCTTTATTGCGGTGGTGTTTAAGCCAATCCTatccgccgcagctgcggccgtCGTTAGCGCCGCACCTGAGCTCGGAGACACTAGCACCACCACTGGCTACGCGTCCTACGGTACGGTGCTGGGCTACTCCGACGACAACACGAAGATCGTGTGGCACGACCGGTCGGAGCGGTTTGCCAGctacgtctctctctccagcaTTCAGTCCATTCACCGCGCTTCCGCCATGCAGTGCAGGCACTGCGGGTTTGTGCTGCTCAAGCAGGAGCTGCGAGAGCACATGAACACGCACAAGAAAGGCTCCGGCGTCGAGTACGGGGTCTTCACGGATGATGAGTCGCTCGGCATGCTGTGCGGTGATTCGGGGCTCATGCAGAACCTGGCCTCGCCGCGCCGGCTGGGTGAGGGTGCGCAGGGCGTTGTAGACCtgatggaggtggtgcagccaACAACGGAGGAGGTTGCGCAGGCTGGCCCGTCGAGTGCAGCGTACCGCTTCGTCAGCGAACATCTTTCCCACGAGAGTCGACTGCAGAAGGTTGTGCTGAAGTCGATGCATttcagcagcgaggcgaaggcgctggtggagTACCAGAAGTCCGTCCGCTTCATGACGGTAATGCAGCATCCTCACCTCGTCGAGTACCTAGCCGTGCAACTGAAGCCGGATCGACGCACGGTGGGCATTTGCATGCCCTACTATCAAGAAGGTGACGTGGGGGCAGTGATCCGCAGCTTCCGCGGTGACCGCTTTGACGAGAGCTTCGTCTGCTCCATTGCACTCCAGCTTTCTCTCGCCCTTGCCTTTCTGCACGAGCGCAACCCGCCGATCGTCCACGGTGACCTGAAGGTGGAGAACGCCATGTTTTATAACAACAAACAGCAGATTGTTCTGACGGACTTGGACGCCAGTCGCGAGGTGCTGGGTGGGTACCAAGAAGCGGTGCAGTCGTCCCTGGGTACCACCGCGTACATGGCACCTGAGACGCTGAAGGTAGAGCGGCTCATGCCGTCGTCGGATATGTGGAGCCTGGGCGTGTTTCTTTATGTCCTCACCGTGCTTCCGGACTTTCCGATGCTCCTGAATCCCAACACCCAAAACCTCGACCTGCTCAACGCGGACTGCTGGGCCACTGAGGAGGACCTTCGCGCGATGGAGTCCTACTCTAGCGCCCTGAACGACGGCCGCTCCAATGCGCCGTCCGTgaacgccggcagcggcaactgCGGTATTACCTTGGGGGAGTGTGTGCGGGCAAACATCACACGCAAAGGATACTCCCGCgatctcgcgcagcttgtCGTGGACTTACTGTCTTACAACCCACTGAAACGGCCCACGGCGGAAGCGGTGGGGTGTCGCCTGACGGAGATCATGACGGACCATCTGCTGGAGTTTTAG